In Callospermophilus lateralis isolate mCalLat2 chromosome 15, mCalLat2.hap1, whole genome shotgun sequence, the genomic stretch GCACCAAGGACCACATTACCCTGATTAGATGGTCCCCACTGAAAAACAATCATGCTTCCTATTTCTTGATCTTCAGTGAGTGTCTTAATTACTGTTCATTGCTCAATCCAGTTCTTCCTTTCTTCAGCAGATGCTATAAGTTCCTTATGTTCTTTAATTAATAGCACTTTAACTTAAAATAGCCATGAGCTATTTTTGTAACTTTTAACCAAAAGATTCCCAAATGatatcacacacacaaacatgtgcCCACACAAGCTTACTCATTCCTTCAGCAAACATCAATTGAGGTTTTTCTGCCAGACTCTACTCTAAAAATGAAGATAGGgtacaaaatgaaataaatccTATGGCAACAAGAAGCAACTGGAGGAGGAGTAACTTGGGATAGGAAGATGATGTTTAGGATATGTTGAGATTAAAGTGTGAGACATCCAAGAAGAAATATTTAGTAGATGTTTAGATACCCTTTATTGGAACTCAACAGATATCTGTGCTATAGATAAATATTTTGGAGTCATTGGCTTCCATGGAATGGATCAATCCATAAGGAAGAAAAGAGGATAGAGAGACAGATCAAAATGTTATTGGGGAATGGAAGGAGGAGTGCTAACGTTtaatgtggtggcacacacctgtaatcgcagtaactcaggaggttgaggcaggaggatagaggattcaaaaccagcctcagcaaaagtgaggtgctaagcaacacagtgagaccctgtctctaaataaaatacaaagtagggctggggacgtggttcagtggtcaagtacccctgaattcaatccctggtaccaaaaaaaaaaaaaaaaagatagtgcaatattaaaaaaggaagaaacccAGAGGTAAAAGATGTGCAGTGGAACCCACAGGAGAAACTTTCAATAAGGAGGTTGTCAAGCAGGGCACACTGGCACAAGCCTGTAGACCCAGCAactgggaaggctgagacaggaggatcgtaagtcctaggccagcctaggcaagactttgtctcaaaaggtgggtttgggaatgtaactcagtagagtattcctgggttcaatccccaatactgaaatatatatatatatatatatctaaattTGTAGGTGTTGCTGAAGAGATGACAAAAAGACTCTGCCTCTAAACAtgttgttgttttcttagcaAACTCCTGGTTTTGGCTGATAGAGTAAAATGGCTTGGCACACTGACTCTGGAGCCAGAATGCCTGTGGTTGAAATCCCACCTCTACTGCTTAATACCTGtgtaatgttttatttatttattttttttgtgggggggggtgggtagctagggattgaacccagggccttgtgtatatgaaacaagcactcttccaactaagctatatccccagcctaatacctatataatcttaatcaaagttacttaacctctgtgCTTCATTTTCCTTATCTGCAAAAACGAGGGATGGGAGCAGGTCTGTCCCATGATGTCTACTATGGAAatattaactattattattttccaCTAGATTATCAATCTCCATGAGGTTGAAGTTTTttgtttggtactagagattgaacccaggggcacttagtcatttagccatatccccagccctttttatttttcattttgagacagggtctcactaagttgcttagggcctcactaaattgctcaggctggctttgaacttgtgatcctcctgccttagcctcctgagccgctgaggATTACAGGTGAGGTTGAAGTTTTTCTATTTTGTTCAGGGTCTACTACTCAAAGCCTGCCATAAATTAGGTGCTCAATAAAACTTTCAAAAATAAATGAgtagttggggatgtagctcagtgatatagagtgcttgcccagactctgtgaggctgtgggctCAATGCCTAGTactgggaagagagagagagagggagagagagagagagagagagagagagagagagagagagagagagagaatgagaatatgAATGAATATAAATGAGTAAACTGGACTCAAAGAACGAAGCTTAGAAAAGAAAAGCCTTAGCAGATGGACGCTTTTAGGGGCTCAGTGGAGCCCAAATCAGGACTAGACTGAGCTACACTGCAGCTAGGGGAAGCTGGCCTGAGAAATCAGAGGTTGAAACCTTTGGGAGCTGCGGAGGCTCCTCCCCCTGCGGGCGGGTCGCGCCAGCCGGGCGTGCACTAGAGCAAAGCCGAAGCTCCCCTAGCGGGGCGGGGTGGAGTCTACACTCAGGCCTGTCCTCGGCCCACCTCATCCACGCGGGACGGAAGTCTCAGTCCGGCTCTCGACTTCCCGGAGGACCGCGCACCGAGAGCCGGGCCTCGCTCCACGGGTGGCCGGGCCTAACGTGCTACGGCGCGGGCGGCATAATGAAGCGTGCGGGGACTCTGCGCCTGCTCTTGGACCTTAGCAACTTCAGCGGCGCGGCCCGGCTCCGGGAGTTGCTAGCTGGGGACTCAGCTGTCCGAGTCCGCTGCAGCCCAGACGGCCGCCACCTGCTGCTGCTGCGATCCCCGGGGGCGCCAGCCCCGCAACTGCTGGTCGCCGTACGTGGATCCGGCGCGGAACTGGAGCGGGCCTGGCCCGAGGACCACCCTTCACCGCTAGACGCCTTCTTCCTGCCTTGGCCAGCGCGACCGGCGCTGGTCCTAGTGTGGGAAAGTGGCATAACAGAGGTGTGGGGAGCGGGGATGGAGCTTGGCTGGCGACTGCTGCAGAGCACCGAGCTCTGTCCAGGCGGTGAGGCCCGCGTGGTGGCCGTAGCGGCTGTCCGAGGCCGCCTGGTGTGGTGCGAGGAGCTTCAGTCTGGCACTGAGGACCCCATAGAGCGGCCTGCAGCCGCTTTCAACTATCGCGTGTGCTTCAGGACCCTGGAGCCCAGCGGGGAGGCAGgcacaaacctgggccgcacacgcgTCCTGCTGCACCACTGCCCTCCTTTTGGCCTGCTGGCCTCCCGCAAGGATCTCTTCCTAGTGCCCACTGCCACCACCTGGCCTGGTGTAGCCCACATTCTGCTCATCTGGAGCCCAAGCAAGGGCAAAGTGATAGTGTCTGCCCCATGCCTTGGCCTCTCCCACAGTAAAACCCTGAATCCCAGACAAGGGGACACCTGGGACTTCAGGACCCTGCTCCGAGGCCTTCCTGGGTTGCTGTCCCCCAGAAAGCCATTGGCTGTACATACCTGGGCCCCAGCTCCTCAGGGCCTTCTGTTGCTTGATTTCAGGGGCACTGTGTGCTTAGTGCAGTCCCACGGTGGTACTCGTGCTGTGGGCACCTTGCAGGAGGCACCTGCAGGCCCCGAGGGGTCTGCAGCCCTGGGAATATTCCATGGCACTCTGGCCTGTGTGCTGGGCAACACATTGGAACTGCTGGACATGGGcagtgggcagctgctggaaaggAAGGTTCTAAGTACAGACAGAGTATATTTGCTGGAACCTCCAGCCCCTGGCGTGAAGGATGAGGAAGAGATGGATATTGGAGGAGGTCTTCGCATGCTTTCAGCCTTGGGTCTGTTTTGTGTAGGTTGGGAAGCCCCCCAGGGCTTTGAGCTCCCTTCAGCCAAGGACCTGGTATTTGAGGAGGCCTGTATATACTACCAGCGGCGGAGCCTAAGGGGTGCCCAGCTCACCCCAGAGGAACTGAGACACGACAGTACCTTCCAAGCACCTCAAGCCTTGGCCTCCATCCTCCAAGGCCACCTGCCACCATCTACACTGTTGACTACACTGAGGGCCGAGCTTAGGGATTACAGGGGTTTAGAGCAGCTCAAgacccagctggtggctggggatGACGAGGAGGCTGGCTGGACCGAGTTGGCAGAGCACGAAGTAGTACGCCTGCTGAGGACTGAGTTAACAGGAGACCAGCTGATCCAGCTCAACACCATTTTCCAAGCCCTTCCTACAGCAGCCTGGGGTGCCACTCTTCGGGCCCTGCAGGTCCAGCCAGATGGAAATGGCAGGCTGAGATCCCAAGCTCCCCCTGATGTGTGGAAGAAGGTGCTAGGGGATACAACAGCTGGAAAGGAAACACCCAATGGAATACTGCCCCCCTTTGAACTCCTTTGCCAATGCCTTTGCCAGCTGGAGCCACGATGGCTACCCCCGTTTGTGGAACTGGCACAGCAGCAGGGTGGGCCAGGGTGGGGGGCTGGAGGCCCTGGGCTGCCTTTGTATCGCCGAGCCCTGGCAGTGATAGGTGAGGAGGGGAGCAGGCCTGAGACATTGGAGCTGGAGCTGCTTTTGGGCAGTGGGCGACCCAAAGCTGTGCTGCAAGCTGTGAGTCAGCTGGTGCAAAAGGAGCAATGGGAGCGGGCTCTGGAGGCTGGCCTGGCCCTTGGCCCCTCCAGCCCCTTGCTTCGAAGTGAGATCTTCAAACTGCTTCTAGCCCAGTTTGCCCAGCACCGCCAGCTCGATGCTCACCTCCCCCTCCTTTGCCGCCTGTGCCCACCAGAACTAGCTCCAGATGAGCTCCTACTTCTACTGCAGACACATCTCCCAGATGAAGTGGGACCTCCTACCCCATTTCCTGAGCCTGGGTCAGAACCCCCTCTCACAATGGGTTTGCTCAAAGCCCTGCTGGAGCAGACTGGAGCTCAAGGACGGCCCTCAGGCCCGGTTCTAAGCCTTTATGAGGACATCCTATGGGACCCAGGCACTCCACCCCCGACCCCACCTCGGGGACCTATGTCTACCCTTCAGGTATCAGATCACCCAGGACTGGAAGTGTGGGCACCATCTGGACAGGGCCTCTGTGTGACTGACACGGGAAATCATTTGTAGGACAAGGTGATCAGGGTAGGGTACCTAGGAGTTAGAGGGGGCCAGGGTAGGATCTGTGTGTGCAATATCCTTCTGTCTTCTggagcaatttttaaaatatatatatatatatatatatatatatatatatatatatatatatatataaatatccaATTTATACATGGTTTGTGTTTTTTGAACAGCTGAGGGTCTCAGAGGATTGTGGGTTACAGAGGGAGTAGATGAATCTGGATCTCTTGACTGAAGCAGCTACTTTCAATCGTGAAGATAATTGACATTATGAGTATTTTATATGTGCCAGGTACTCTGCTGGTCTTTACATAATCCCTCTTCCTCGCTAGAAAAGTACTGATATTATCCCTATTTTCCAGGTGAAGAAATAGAATCTAGAAAGACTGAATGACTTGACCAAGCAAGTCAACTAGAAAATAGCAGCTGTCACATTTGACTTGCCTCACTGTATGGCCCAATACCTCTGGCCTCTTTGGGCTTGAATCTGCTCCTCATCCCTGAATCAATACTGGACTCTAGCCCATGGTAGAGAGTGGACTCTGCGGAGCTACACCTCTTTTCCCTGGGATTCTTCCAAGTAAGAACTGTGATGGGCCCTAAGCCCATGCTTGTTTCCCCCAGGATTCCATGAGCAGCCCCTGATTTTAAGGAAAATATGATACAGTCAGAGAGCTACCTCAGAGCCCTCTGACTCAATAAATGAGTCACTGGGAGCACAGGGCCCCACATTTTCACTGACTCCTTAAACCAAGAAATAAGCATCTGCAGCACAGATTTCTTCTTGCCTGGACTAGATGTCCAAAGACTTCTTGACCCTATGTCCATTTCTACCCGTGACCCCTCTACCTAGTTCTGGATTAGGGTAGGCCCTGCATGCTGCCACTCAACATCATCCTAGGCCCCTGGCAGGGACTAGGGTAACAATTACCACTTAGCTTTGTCCTCAGCTACGACCTACAGTTTAGATTCTGCTCTGCCTCATCCTGGGCTTAACAATAGATTCAAGTTCATATGGGTCCTTGGATGGTTTTTTAGATTGTCAGGGGGAGAGGTGTAGCCCTACAATCTTGCCCGTGATTATTGTTATTTCCCCAGCCTTGCAGAGGTCCCAAGGTGGCTCATCCGTATGGCCAAATCTGAGATGGCTTCTTAGCCTCACTGAAGTCCTAGGATGACAATTTGGTCTTATCCAAGGCTTGAATGGCCCTTGTCCTGGGACTCAAGCTAGCCTGTCTACCAATACCTGTAGTTCAGCTATTAGCCTTAAAGCTGCTGCTTCTCCCTCAGCTGTCACCTAGCCCCTTCCTAGTATGGGAGGGGTTCCTCCTCTTTTTGGATCTTGAAGGTGGCACAATGCTGGAAGCTATTTTCCTGTTCATGATCCTACTGAAATATGTTTGCTTTTCAGTCTGAGATTTGTCTTGGGCCTCCTGCTGTGCCAGGAGGAGAAGGAATTATACTCAGTGGGCCCCTGGGGGCATAGGGAAAGGGCCAAGCTTTTCTTTGAGGAAATTCCTCTGAGTCACCCATTAGCAAGGCCTCAGCATGGACACTGCCCAGCCTGGCAGCTCAGAGGGGAGCTGGTGGCCTTGAATGGCTGGTAGCTTTTATTCTACCTTTACAGGCTGATATTGGATTATGTTGGTCCTTGCTCATCCTCGACCTCCAGTGTGGAGGATGCCAATGATCCCAAACCATACCTTGGGACTTTGTAGAACTCTAGGATTGCAAATATGGTCTGAATGGGTTTGGGTAGAGCATGTGAGAGGGCCATCAAAGTGATGATTCATTGTGGTCTTCCTGAGTGAAAGTCTAAATAGGTAGATAGAGATCTCAAGTCTGAGGTCTTTGGTTGAAAGGGTGGATCCCAGGACAAGATGATGGGACTTGTGCTCACttcagcagcacatatactaaaactagaacaatacagagaagattagcatggcaTCTATGCGAGGACGACACACAGATTCATGAAGCATTCCATAAATTTTTAGTTCATTTATTTTGACTGTGATTTATTTGGAGTGGAGGCCCctgttttttaagaaaacatgtcagggctggggatgtggctcaagcggtagcgtgctcgccggcatgcgtgcagcccgggttcaatcctcagcaccacatacaaacaaagatgttgtggctgccgaaaactaaaaaataaacattaaaattttctctctctctctctctcaaaaaaaaaaagaaaaaagaaagaaagaaaaaagaaaacatgtcaAGTAGGTTATCCAAAAATaaagtggattaaaaaaaaaaaaagatgttggagCCTATGGAATGCAAAATCTAGGAACTGAGGTCCTTGACCTTGGGTACCTGAGAAGAGGGTGGTATTCTGGGGCTACAAGTTTTGAGTGGTCCCATTGGCttaaggaggatcatgaatttaaagacagcctcagcaacttagcgagaccctaagcaactcaatgagaccctctctctaaataaaatacaaaaaaaccgctggggatgtggctcagtgattaagtgcccttgagttcaatccccagaacaaaacaaaacaaaaaaattttttagtagtGGGCAAGGCTTCAGATCCAAGGACCCTGTACAAAAGAAAGTAGGTTCACATGGAGAACCTCATGGAGCTCAGAGGTGAGGTACAACTGAGAATACTTTCCTGCTCTCAGGCCTGCCTACAGTCCTCCCTGTCACCTACCCAGGAGACTCAGACCCTTTTCCCTTCTCTACCATCCTACAAGGGTCAGAGGTCAGAGC encodes the following:
- the Hps6 gene encoding BLOC-2 complex member HPS6; protein product: MKRAGTLRLLLDLSNFSGAARLRELLAGDSAVRVRCSPDGRHLLLLRSPGAPAPQLLVAVRGSGAELERAWPEDHPSPLDAFFLPWPARPALVLVWESGITEVWGAGMELGWRLLQSTELCPGGEARVVAVAAVRGRLVWCEELQSGTEDPIERPAAAFNYRVCFRTLEPSGEAGTNLGRTRVLLHHCPPFGLLASRKDLFLVPTATTWPGVAHILLIWSPSKGKVIVSAPCLGLSHSKTLNPRQGDTWDFRTLLRGLPGLLSPRKPLAVHTWAPAPQGLLLLDFRGTVCLVQSHGGTRAVGTLQEAPAGPEGSAALGIFHGTLACVLGNTLELLDMGSGQLLERKVLSTDRVYLLEPPAPGVKDEEEMDIGGGLRMLSALGLFCVGWEAPQGFELPSAKDLVFEEACIYYQRRSLRGAQLTPEELRHDSTFQAPQALASILQGHLPPSTLLTTLRAELRDYRGLEQLKTQLVAGDDEEAGWTELAEHEVVRLLRTELTGDQLIQLNTIFQALPTAAWGATLRALQVQPDGNGRLRSQAPPDVWKKVLGDTTAGKETPNGILPPFELLCQCLCQLEPRWLPPFVELAQQQGGPGWGAGGPGLPLYRRALAVIGEEGSRPETLELELLLGSGRPKAVLQAVSQLVQKEQWERALEAGLALGPSSPLLRSEIFKLLLAQFAQHRQLDAHLPLLCRLCPPELAPDELLLLLQTHLPDEVGPPTPFPEPGSEPPLTMGLLKALLEQTGAQGRPSGPVLSLYEDILWDPGTPPPTPPRGPMSTLQVSDHPGLEVWAPSGQGLCVTDTGNHL